Part of the Zea mays cultivar B73 chromosome 4, Zm-B73-REFERENCE-NAM-5.0, whole genome shotgun sequence genome is shown below.
ataattcgtgcatattgcagaaactttttgcatcaggcttcagaccttggcttcgcacggcccacacgaagatgttcagccttatgattgcctcgggggtaagttggtgaagatagacttcaaaaatcttcagcacctccacgacgaagctgctcaagggcaatcacagcccagccttcaaaaagcttcggaacactacgacttcattctcttcagggtgtggacaagtcttctccccttcgtcggccctcacaacggacagatcccggaaataccttcctctcatgttaacaagatgattctctttgatagttgatttaccataaactgaatggcttggtcgccagggacgatcttcggagtcttcgccaccgctgtccacatcataactttcactgtcaccagtatcttcagacaaaccttccagaatctccttggtgattttttctgtgttggtcttcgacatcgctataagataccctaagttcttctcttcatcaagactcagcttcatctcagcagcagccttcttagcagcttcagacatcttcagaaacactaaaaaactgttttcaaagccgaagcttcaaagctaaaagcttagcaaatcacagtgcacaagagctaaaaattgagtgagcgggagtggttggccagaaagcgtgcaaaatgagtttgcggtatggccgtatttatacgctcggtgcgttgaaagctgaaagaccccacttgtcattgaatgttgctattctagcaaagggaaggtgttttttcggaccttcggcgtaaagccttcgtccatatcgcaatctaaatttattatttcaaacaaattaatattgcgaggggctactgttggggaccttcggcgtccgaaggtcctcaaaaacaggatttaacagtatttctatagtacaatgtgtgaacaggtatcctcggactaaagtcggcattgcagtagaccggaataatacgaaggttgatacagagccgaaggtgttgagcaggaaagcttcggcgtaacagcaaagagtggaaccgacttaaagatgaaaaggctattcagacctcgatagactactatagagttattatcaaatgtaaagggcatgaatgtaattttgcaagggctgtgtcccgtgtctataaataggtgaacagtatccacgtactgttcacgctgactgggcattcgctttttgcgtcacgcttgtattgtcatttccttccgattgaaggtacacttgtagttcaataatatttttgtttatgctcaataataataaatgattgttcatgttttcttttacattctttatatttcatccttcgtcattgtttgatgaatttatgaaggtatgtccttcataaccttcgtccgcaagtcattacatcctaagggaaataatgcttcggaggacgaagggcattaacgattaatattttctatgttgccttgttcttaactcttagcacttgagaacaagtccccaacagaaatgATTGAAATTGTGACAGAATGACTAAATAAGTGAATGACTGAGACGGTAATGGAATTATTGGAACTGTAATGGTAACAGAATAACTGAAACTATAATAGAATGACTGAGATTGTAATGGAACAACTAAAACTGTAACGGTAACGCAATAACTGAAACTATAACGGAACAGCTGAAACTATAACATAATTACTGAAATTGAAATGGAATGACCGAAAATGTATTAAATAACAAAAAATACACACACCAAATAAAAAAAAGATGTAAAAATGTCGCTCCAATAGAATCGTCATCCACAGACCTAATAAACGTGTTAGGCCCTGTTCGGTTGTTTCGGATTGGAGCCCCGGATTAATTCCTagccggattacttctctaatttatatatatTTTGATGAGCTGGAATGAATCCTGGCTCATTCTGGTACAACCGAACAGGCCCTTAATCAGATCCATTTCGCGGTATAGTTCTACTGCTGACTAGTTGGTTGGTTAAAAAGTTCGGTTGGACCGTAGGTCTAGGTGATGAATCGATTGGTTCATTATCTTTAGTGATAAATAGAGTCTATATATATAACCCGCTATAGTTTGGTTAGACGTCTATGTGACCCTCTGTCTTACAAACCTGAATATTTAACCCCTTATCTTCACAATATACTATCCACCGGGAGACTTTTGGGATTATAAAACACGACAGATTTGGCTTCGTCGAAACGGTAGCTTTTGGGATTATAAAACACGACAGATTTAGCTTCGTCGAAACAGTAGCGTAGGCGAGGGTTTCGACGATATAGAAATATAGAGAACACGAAGTCGTTGATATAGACTCACAATCGTTATTAGCTGTTGAGGAGAATCATTAATCATCCTCCGTCGCTGTCCGTCCGCACGCGGTTCTCTTCTCCCGTCTCTACTCTGTTCATTGTTCGCGACGGCCGGGCTGCTGGGGATGAACAGGGGCGCGCTCTCCTTCGTGACGCAGGCCAGCACGTGCCGCTTCTCGTACTGCATCTCCGACCGGGACGACGCCGGCGTGCTGCTGCTCGGCAACAGCGACCTCCCCTTCCTGCCGCTCAACTACACGCCGCTGTACCAGCCCACCCCGCCGCTCCCCTACTTCGACCGCGTGGCCTACTCCGTCCAGCTCCTCGGCATTCGCGTCGGCGGCAAGCCCCTGCCGATCCCGCCGTCGGTTCTCGCGCCGGACCACACCGGCGCAGGTCAGACGATGGTGGACTCCGGCACGCAGTTCACCTTCCTCCTCGGGGACGCCTACTCCGCCGTCAAAGCCGAGTTCTTGAAACAAACGAAGCCCCTCCTCCCCGCGCTCGAGGACCCCAGCTTCGCATTCCAAGAAGCGTTCGACACCTGCTTCCGCGTGCCTAAGGGGCGCCCGCCGCCGTCGGCGAGGCTCCCGCCCGTGACCCTGCTGTTCAATGGCGCGCAGATGTCGGTGGCGGGGGACAGGCTGCTGTACAAGGTCCCCGGCGAGCGCCGGGGAGCCGAGGGCGTGTGGTGCCTGACGTTCGGGAACGCGGACATGGTGCCCCTGACCGCGTACGTGATCGGGCACCACCACCAGATGAACCTGTGGGTCGAGTACGACCTGCCGCACTGAGTGGCGTCCATCGTGGAGGAGTGGACCAGCGAGGTGTTCGACCTGGAGCTGGTGGGCGACACCGCCGCCGGGATAGCCGCGGACGAGCAGCTCATGGACACGCTGAAGCTCGCGTTGCACTGCGTCGACCCGGTGGAAGAGAGAACTCGGTGGAAGAGAGAAGAGAAAGGATGGAGGCAAGTCACGGCAAGGTCACGGCGTTAGATGCAGGAGCTTAATGGCTCGTCTCTATGCATAAAATAGATTTTGAGTCTATTTCGTCGGCTGCGCGACCCGTGGATTTCTAAATCGTCGAATGCGTCTCCAACGCCTCTGTTTCGACAAAGCCGAATATGCAGCATTTTATAATGGCAAAAATCTCATTACCGGAGGCCTGTTTTGGTGGCTAGGAGGACAGTGTCGAGCATTTTTTTTCCTGTCTGTCCAGCGTGTCGCCTTGCCCACCCTTTTCACTCCCCACGATTGCACTTCAAGCTTGCTCTGTTTGACACGGTGACAtatggtcccgcctgtcagcctcgaAGCATAGGGATGTGAATTTTAAAACTGAACCTGAACTCAACCTAAATAGACTGGACTATTCGCTTCGGATTAAAACAGACTATTTGGATCGCAGCTGTAATCTATAGAGATAAAAACACTGTAAAAGTAGTAAAAACTGGTACAGATAAAGCCAAGCGAACACCAGCGAGAGTGAGGCTATTGGAAGCCTTGCGCTTCCATAGAATATAGGAAGCCTGGATCGACCGACCCACACCAACGAGAGTGACGCGATAGGCATCACCCAAGGTACGATAGGTAAGGCCGTGCACAAGACGCTATATACGACTATGTAAAACACTATTTTACATCGTAGATTTTATTGTTTACGAAGTGGAATTTTATATAGGGGGTGGGATAATAGGTGTGATAGGGAGACTCCTAGATATAGCCTAAAAAAAATAACATCCTAGGGCTACTGCTGCAGCAGCTTTCTGTTGGGACCAACTGACACGTGGATAGGTGAGCCCAGACAATCGGTGAATGGGAGAGCTCAGGTGCACAACGAGACAGTAGGTAAGGAACTATATCGTCTTGTTATGCGTGTCCCATCCATGTATAGAACGAGGGTATTTATATGTAACCAGGCATGTAGTTGGGTCACAAGTACCGTTATACCCCTGGTTACATGCTACATTCCTAGAATATTCTCCGCAACGGGGTCATACGGTGTGGTAATGTACAATAACCTAAACATACTCTAGAATCTACCCCTCGAAGGGGCTTACAAGTGGGTCTAGACCATAGTAGGGTGGAGCTTGGGTCCCACAGAAGCCTATCGaggctgtaacgccccgaatttgagagttaaattttttctttctccatcactcgccaaattcgggcattaccctaaggtatcacagaatcatccacataatcaggataacagtatcgtatcataaatgttcacatcatgttcattgatttagttaaggcaatagcaacatgctaaccatggtaaccaaaaaggtaaacaaggataagtgaatatagactagtcgatccttaggtttcataaagtaatgcgggatagtgaatcataaagtatgtaggacataatgggtcagaggacactggccttcaccaggtggttgctcagggaggtctccaacaacactgtcaggaacctcggactgctcgttgtctaaataaagcgagcatgcattcaatacatttggaaagtacaaatgaacatcacaccaaacatgtacaaacattggaacacatcttaaaaagacataatactacataagggataatgaattcaaagtataacataaactatgacatacattaactttatttgaaaatagattattatttccctaagtgttatttacaagtacataatcatagatcaatttattttattgtgacctataatttagaacagagatgtactcatgcaatacctatcattaatctcacaagtttaaacatgattaaatctctaaggttctccttttattaaataaataaaactacatctatattagttcatattcaatcataaaaattagaatgtgcagacagtaagtgaaaccattttatttaaatagataataattctatgaacatttttcaatttaaatcactaaatttggagttcatatgcaaaagttatgaaataaacaagtttgggaattcaaaatatgaaattagggctaattctgtgaatatttaaaagtccagggctaaatctgcaagattacaggggcctgcgcgcgaaaactagggacggcgggttgatttccattaaaccgagggtctctttaagaaaactaccgcgtgaaggggtatcaggtgaatctaaccgtcagatctaaaaccaacgactgagattagatctgcggccaagggcgcgcgcgcgagcgggcgagcgctgacagacgggccagggagtgtcagcgacagagggggagagcaCGCTGACCGAGCGAGCCCAGCGCTAGAGGGTTTGGGCGCTGATAGGCGGGCCAGGGCGGCAGGGCGCGCGTGTGTGAAGTGTTAACCGTGATCTGGGCAGTTCAATCTGAATCGGACAGAGGGGATCAGACCAgggggaaacagacggctgcaggcggcgccgctcctctccgcggtggtcaggtcaccggagttgaggctggcgtgagatagggtggctccggggtcgccggagttgggcagagagggagagaacgccacgacgaactcaatggcgaggacgaggccatgaatccacgggcagaggggggagaacggcggtgaggaagcctcgggcgggccggagtaactccgatgagccattccggccacggcgaggggacttaaggcgcgctaaggcctgggctagcttcagcagaggcagagACACCTTGGGGACTAACACCGAGGAACTAGACcaggctaaatcggccggccaccacatgagcacggcggaccgccgcgaccgagcaccggcgaaggcgaaattggcctagcacagggcgcaataggggaaattgggcacggggacgggtgtctcacctcggggcgaagCTCGAGGAGGAttggagcggtctccggcgagctggatggccgggaacgcaggcgcgggtctccggcggcggctgaCGGCGTGGGCAGAtcacgagagagggtgaagctgagcGAAATGAGTCGAGGGGTGTGTGTGGGGCActagcggggctctaagaagggagctgggcacGTGGGTGggtgtcgtggccgagaaatccggcgacatgcgcgagtgcgcacgcgacGGTCCaccgcgagcgcggagggggcggaactgacagggcaggcccacggcgcagagagagaagaaaaGGGGTGCGCGGGGCAACAGCTTGGCGACTGGCGATCCGGgcccgcgagagagagagagagagagcgtgtGCAGGGGAGAAAAACGAGCGCCGATAGATCGACCCCACTAGGGAGCGAgcaagagagggagggcgcgcgcgagggagaactgccactgacaggcggggtccgcctgtcagacagcgcgggcgcgcgaccTGGCTGGGCTGACTTGGGCCGGCTAGGCTGctttaccctttcctttttctttgaattttttaattccttttccatttccttttctatagggttttcaaatcgaaattgaaactaggtttcaaattcaaataaattcaaacttgtgcaacatttcaaagaatattttaagctcagcatgatgcaacatgtcacaactcataaggttttggcaaaaataaataattaacctccactagtttaagctatttctaatcaaaaaggaaaaagggagaaagaatctagagagagagaaagcctagagtgagaaaaagaagagcaacacatgattttgggtgataattagaaagaaatttatgCCCCCAAAATCTGGGTGTtatagacctatcccccttaaaagaatctcaccctcgagattcagggctggctagaaaagagctcagggtacttggctttcaaatcatcttctctttctcaggttacttcttcttctgagtggtgaccccatttgactttgcacatcctgatggtgttcctccgggtaacCCGATctactgtctccagaatttgggttggattctcaatataagtcagatcttcttgaacttcaagatcctctgctggcaactgctcttctggcaccctcaagcatttcttcaactgagacacatggaacacatcgtgcacagctgacaaattctctggtaaactgagttgataagccacttctccacgtcttgcttgaatctgatacggtccgatatatcgaggtgctagcttgcctttgactccaaaccttttggttcctctgatgggtgacacctttaagtagacatagtatcccacttcaaaactgagttctcttctccaggtgtcagcatagcttcgctgtctggactgcactgcctttaaattctcttggaccattctgatgttctcttcggcttcgagcaaaatatCTAGATCGAACAcgtgtctttcaccaggttggtcccaatgcaatggagttctgcaattcctcccatagagcgcttcaaatggtgacatctttagactggcttggtagctgttgttgtaagagaattctgcaaatggtaatctcttgtcccaacctatcttatcttgcaaagcacaagccctcaacttatcctccagaatctgattggttctctctgtttgaccatctgtctgtgggtggtaagctgagctgaacttcaagtgtgtgcccaaagcttcatgcaactgctgccaaaaatgagaggtgaactgggtgcctctatctgatactatcttattcggaacgccatgcaagcacacaatccgagccatatatagttCGACCAACaccgcactgttgtaggtggtcttgattggtatgaaatgtgccgcctttgtcaaacggtccactactaccaagatggagtcataaccagtacgagtgcggggcaaaccgactatgaaatccattccgatctcatcccatttccactgaggaatctgcaatggttgcaacaaacttgtaggtctctgatgttctgctttaatcctctgacaactgtcacacacagccacatactctgctatctcccttttcataccgtaccaccagaatctgttcttcaggtcttggtacatcttctcactaccggggtgtatagagtatgctgtatCATGGGCTtctttgagaatcagttccctgatcaatttgatgtcgggaacacacagtctgtccttgaaccataccactgctTCACATCCTCACGGAAttccttgccttttccatcttTGATTAGCTGTCGGATCtcgttgattttctcatcatccttctgacctttcctgatgtcttgctctacagtgggttccaactcgattgtcactccttgagtgttgttcagaaatccgaggctcaatctgtcgaactcctttgctagctcatacgacatcgggtgagcggccaacatattaacttgactctttctactcagagcatctgcaaccatgtttgctttgcctgggtgataatgaatctctagctcataatctatgatcaattctagccatcttcgttgtctcatgtttaactctgactgagtgaatatgtatttgagactcttgtggtccgtgtagatatcacacttctgcccataaagataatgcctccaggtcttcaatgcatgaaccacgactgctaattccagatcatgagtaggataatttttctcatgaatcttcaactgttgggacgagtatgccactactctcccttcctgcatcaacacacatcccagtccggcatacgaagcatcgcaatacactgagaacggCTTGTGAACCTCTAGCAGAATCAGCACTGgtgccgttgtcaacttctctttcaatgtctcaaaggacttctggcatgctggggtccacttgaactcaaccttctttgccaacaaggttgtcattggcctggcaatcttggagaaaccttcaatgaaacgtcgataataaccggccattccgatgaaactcttgattcctcggacatcttttgttgctttccagtccaagatagttgttaccttcttcggatctacagccaatccctctcggtttataatgtgacccaagaacaggacttcactgatccagaactcgcacttgctatgcttggcatacaactgacaatctcgtagcctctgaagtactttcctcaaatgcttctcatgctcttgctcattctgggaatatataagaatatcatcaatgaataccaccacaaacttgtcgaggtagtccatgaacacactgttcatcaagtacatgaagtaagctggcgcattcgtcaaaccgaatgacatgaccgtgaactcatataatccatacttggtgatgaatgctgtcttcggtatgtctgagggtcggattctgagctaatggtagcctgacctcagatctatctttgagaacacactggctcctctcaactgatcgaataaatcgttaattctgggcaaggggtacttgttcttgatagtaacttcattcaaagcttgataatcgatgcacatcctcttcgtgtcatccttcttctccacaaacaacacTAGGGctacccaaggtgaggtactcggtctgatataacctttctctgacaactcatcaatttgcttcttgagttccaccaactctggtccggacactcgataggctctcttggaaattggggcggtgcctggaataagctctatggcaaattcaaccttcctttcaggtggcatacctggtaactccttgggaaacacatctgggaaatctgatactacactgatagcctctgatggtttaatctcctcaatatgagcggtgacttggtgacaactccctttccttgatccagacaagaccaattccactaacacttcttctcctgatagggacactaacttcaccgttCTTTCATCACAACTAAGACtagcttgatacttggttagccaattcatccctaggatgacatctatagttgtatcctggttacccaAAACTATCaaatcagcggggaactctatcccccttatttgaacctttgcactagggcaaaatctatcagtttgggtccttccaccaactgaactaactctcataggtggatacatgggtgctactggtatattatgtgattctacccatgatgcagtcacaaaagaatgtgttgctccagtatcaaataagacatttgcagaatggtactcgactgaaaatGTACCTaatgccactcctggagtctcctggactgtgtcggcctccaagcGGTTCACCTTTCTATACTGGGCATGAggttgcccacggttgttgcctccttgctgcattgcattctgtctgactggggcattgggagctagctgctgctgagctgctttctttgggcaatgattcgcccaatggccttgttccccacagtggaaacatgcacgacttcctcctcGAGCTGGCGCTGCTagattgttctggttggttgctggggtaggaagacgggctgcctggttgctctgatgatggtattgatttcctccttgctggttgttctgacggtgctgctgctgaggaaactgcctctggtactgctgctgctggttctgacgctgaCGCTGGTGctagtgctggtgaccttgcttgaattgctgaggtgggttgcctgagtagcaagGACGGCTActactcccaacctgaggtccaccaatcttgcgtttcctgtcctccatctcccgacgcttcctttctgtcatgattgctctgtctatcatatgctggaaggtggggaaggtgtggttca
Proteins encoded:
- the LOC103653410 gene encoding aspartic proteinase PCS1 is translated as MAAGLRLHGVGPVVFRGTYWLRFWAKLQKSEEKESLIILRRCPSARGSLLPSLLCSLFATAGLLGMNRGALSFVTQASTCRFSYCISDRDDAGVLLLGNSDLPFLPLNYTPLYQPTPPLPYFDRVAYSVQLLGIRVGGKPLPIPPSVLAPDHTGAGQTMVDSGTQFTFLLGDAYSAVKAEFLKQTKPLLPALEDPSFAFQEAFDTCFRVPKGRPPPSARLPPVTLLFNGAQMSVAGDRLLYKVPGERRGAEGVWCLTFGNADMVPLTAYVIGHHHQMNLWVEYDLPH